GACTAAATCTGGAGGCCTGTGAGCTGCTGGGGGCGGGACCCGGCCGCCCGGTTTAAAGTGTGTCTGAACCTTCTCTGGACGTCTAGTCTCTCTGTTGAGGTGCTCACGGATTGACCACTCCTCTGGGCTTTTCTTCTACCTTGGATATTTTGGGGGGAAAGCTAATCCGCAAACATGGTAAGACCAAAGCCACCGTGCAAAATGTCCCGCTGACACTCGTCCAAACCGATCCGTTAATGAAGCAGCCATGAGTTATTTTCTCAGACTGAAGTGCTGTTAATGGCTGATTAATAGAGGCATGTGAAAGTGaagttaattaattaatcaagGTGAGCTTGCGTGAAGTGTTTTATATCTGATGGTCAATGAGCTGCTCCGATTGCATCGTTGTAGATTTTTGAACATTAACTAAAACGTAACAAAGGAGGCAGAATCGATTGAACCCTTAAGCCTCTGATCTGGTGGTAATGCAGTAAAGCTGAGCTGAGAGTGAACATGGCGTTCTGACGGGGGTCAGCCAGGAAGTTCTGCTTAGGCCGACAAATTCCGCGGGATTGGATGTCTGCAGGCCTTATACAGCCTGCCGAAGGTGTTGAGCCTGAAATAGCCCCGCTAATTTTCACCAAGCTGGAGAATCCTTCAGGGCACTGCAGCCACTCGTCTGACGCTCCCTCTCCTGGCTTTCTTCAAGCATttttcacagcaaaaaaaaattaaacaaatacatttttttctgaaaaatgtgtgtCTTTGGTTCAGCACAATAAACCTTCAGTCTGTCAGGATTACAGTTTATACTTATATTATTATCAAGCAAGAATAAATATCTCAGGATCAGAAACAGATTTATTGCCACAATACTAGGAATCTGTTTTGGTGGTAATATATGAAAGTCACAGATATGaaatgtaaaacataaaaaagtaaCAGTGAAACAGCAACACAATAACGAACTGTCGATGgatattaagaaaataaataatgaataaaaaaatctgcaaaaaacaaaaatgtgcatatatatatatatatatatatatatatatatatatatatatatatataaaagataGATATTAATTATttcttaattattattatattaattaGAGTCATCTCAGCCTGAATGTAGTAATGAGTGGCTCCATGTTTTCTTCCAGACTGACGCACAACAAGAGGCCCGCTCCTACCTGAGCGAGGAGATGCTGGCtggtgagtatgtgtgtgtgtgtgtgtgtgtgtgtgtgtgtgtgtgtgtgtgtgtgtgtgtatgtgcgtgcctGCGTGCAGGCGTGCGTCTCacacctgtctgtcctccacctgtgtgtgtgtccagagttCAAGGCTGCCTTCGACATGTTCGACACCGACGGTGGCGGTGATATCAGCACCAAGGAGCTGGGCACCGTGATGAGGATGCTGGGTCAGAACcccaccagggaggagctggatgaAATCATCGAGGAGGTGGACGAGGACGGTGAGACTGTGGCGCCGTCGTCAGGCGATGGAGGGCAGCAGCTGTTTACACACAAAGCACTGAGAGTCCGAGGCTCTGAAGGAACCAGCAGATGGAACAGTTTGGGACAGATAACCACCTCACACACGCTGTGTTTTAAATACGTTAGTTTTTTAACCACCAAGCGATGCATGAAATGAGTTGTTACTAGTCTGTAGATATTGTGTCTGGACTGagtctctgtgttgtgtgtgaataaCCTGAGTGTGTTCTGTCACAACAGTCTGGAGGTTGACCCACCGTAGTGTTGATCTTTCCCTTCCTCTACCATCACTGCTTGTtatgtttcaaaataagagcgcCTCATCGTGTGTTATTGTTCCTGAGCTAACGACTGCCGGCTCTTGAACCCTCAGGCAGCGGCACCATCGACTTCGAGGAGTTCTTGGTCATGATGGTGAGGCTGCTAAAGGAGGACCAGGCCGGCAagagcgaggaggagctggCAGAGTGCTTCCGCGTCTTCGACAAGTAGGTTCACGTTGAAACCCGGCTCGGCGTTGGGTCCGTCCTGGTCCGGACGCCCGGTTGAAAATCTGTTTCCCTCTGCCGCAGGAACGGCGACGGCTACATCGACAGAGAGGAGTTTGCCCTCATCATCCGCAGCACCGGCGAGCCCATCACGGAGGACGAGATCGACGAGCTGATGAAGGACGGAGACAAGAACGCTGACGGCATGCTGGACTTTGACGGTACGCCGCCGGAGCCTCCGGCCGGTTCCGTTCGCCCTCCCGGGGTTCTCACCTctctctgctccgctctgcAGAATTCCTCAAGATGATGGAGAATGTGCAGTAAACCAGGAGAGACTCAACGGACAttcctccaccctggtcctgtCAGCGCCTCCACCGCCCTCCGCCCGCCTCTCCTCtacatcctcatcctcagcagacgcagggggagggggggtggggctgtgaccccgcccccccctcctggCTCCTGGTGACGGCAGACCGCCTCTGGATgtcgcccccccgcccccccgctggTGACACAAACTGATCCAGATGTAGACTAGATGGACGGTGTAGAGGAGCGGCCTCCACCCacccactcgctctctgctatTTATGGTctgtgtaaaaaagaaaaaagcttttttttgttttgaggaaTATCAATAAAATCcacttgtttcttcttttttgtccGTCGTGTTTGAGCCGCAGAGCGAGGCTGAGcaaatattgttttttattcTGACCTGAGAGGTGAAAGTAATCACACTTCTCTACGTGTTCGTCCTTCAGCTTTGTGATCTGGTTATTCATTTACTGAACCGACATTCGAGAAAAaagtttgttagttttttttgtctttgcatTCTGAATAGACACAAGAATGTTTTACACCATGAAGAGAGAAACACCAAGCCGACTGTGATAAAAGGACAGAAAGTCAAACTGAACTGGGAAACGGGACAGTTAGTGGaagaggggtcaaaggtcacatgaGGGGACCTCTGACCCTGCTTTTTATCTGCTTTATCTTTGCATTGTAGAAAATCACAGCAGGGAAAGTGTGAAGGAGAAACTCTTCACAGGTTCAGATATGAACATAATCACAGACGTCCCAGGAGGAAGCAAACTGCAAAGCTCCCTTTCAAGTTAAAAGCACctgatagaaaaaaataataaccgATAAACGgaataaatgacaaaaagaaaaccatactgctgctgtgtgacaaATACATTCATTAAACAGTGAATGTGTTTAAGAAAGGAGGGGGGTCTATCAATGACAAGAAGAGAAAGGAAATGAGTTGAAAAAACTAAGAAAGATTCATTTACtgtagaaaaagaagaaggtggCGTCTTGTCAGTAAAGAAGTGAAAGTAACAACATCCAACTTCAGCTGAAAGCACTggatttgtgttgtttaggccATACAACAGCAGCAGTCCCGCTAAATGGCTTTTGCTTCGAAAGTcggcaaaatggaaaaataagtacaaaacaacaacttcaaTGTAAAATCAAGAACCAGAGATTCAGAACAATTCACCACATTTTCGACtatgaagaaaaactgagaaaCATCAGGCTGGTTTCCTGAAACACAGTGAACAAATCAAACCTCCTTTTAAAGCATCTCCTCTCAGCTGCCTCCGTGCTCCCAGTCTCGTCTCCCTCGCTTTCATGAAGGAAAACTCACCGTCGACGTCCTTCTAATCTCTGTTGTCCAGCTTTGTACTTGATGCTAATGGCAGTGTGGCGGGCGGGCGAGGTTCAGAATGGCAGTGTGGCGGGCGGGCGAGGTTCAGAGAGGCGGAgacggagaggtggaggtgtgcAGAGCCTCAGGCTCCAGAATCCAGTCCCAGCAGTCAGCAGTGTTCCTCCTGTGCAGGTCGTGAGTCTGACACTGAtccacacagctgctccagtGTGCGAGACGAGACGGAGACCTGGTCAGAGAGGACCCCCACTCAGGATGTGACCTGAACCAAGACCGAGCGCCGCGGTCTCTGGGTAGTCCAGCAGGAATGACACAAAATCAGAACTGAagccttaaagcgatacttcaacattttggcaaattggcccatttagcgcaattgcttagtcattagaacagcatacttacttttctgtgagggcgagctgttgtttattcagcggtgagtcggggaaggttttcgggacggacacaatggaagtggatggtattttggttccccctcgtcaaactcatcaaatacacaatccaacaaccccaaaacactttggtggacacgttataatccacacattcactacgctgtggaacaccaacaaataatactgtagcgttacgacactgaagcaaatactgggaactactttttcttttgagatcactacgcccagacgccatgtttagtaagtagttccgtcttagcaatcttcgcataaacaactcaatctggtaattttgcattaatatttcacagcgtagtgaatgtgtggattataacgtgtccaccaaagtgttttggggttgttggattgtgtatttgatgagtttgacgaggtggaataaaaataccatccacttccattgtgtccgtcccgaaaaccttccccaactcacctctggataaacaacagctcaccctcacaaaaaacagtcagtctgctgttcaaatgactgaggaattacgctaaatgggccaatttgccaaaatgttgaagtatcgctttaaagacTAACTCCTGCTTCACATATTTGAGTTTATGGATTACAACAATATTCTGCCTCAGTTTAAAAAACTACCCTAGCTCAAAaacgacacacacgcacacgcacgcacacacacacacacgcactgccCCAAAATGATATGTTCACAGCCCTTGTCAGTTCCACTGTCGCCGTGGCTTCATGTGGAGAACAGTCAGGTCCGACAGTCtcaacagagcagcagaagacgAGGAATCCTCTTTATAGGTACTCAAAACTGTTTAACCACACTCACAAAGAACCCTATGAACGGGGTAATACTGTTTTTATCAGATGCTGGGGGACTTAACCATCCTTTAAACATCTGAACCTTTAATAACATAAGTTTGATTTTGTTAAAGAATATGGCATTTTCCATTGATTTtcttaaaaataacatttaaaacaaacaaaaaaagccacCGACACTCTGGATTGGGCACCTTTACATCCTTATGGCCAAAAACTAACATGTACCAAACACGAGGAttcagggcacacacacacacacacacacacacacacacacacacctgatcatCACACAGCTCCAACACATGAAGACTTATCATGCAACAGTCTACAATATAAAACCCTGAATTTAATGGTGAACACTGCAGAGTGTATGATTATAAAATCTAACAACAGAGACATGTCTTCTAATTGAGGTTTACATGGACACCAGTGGGTGTTTGACCACAAAGCTGAAGGAAGGGCGTATCTGGAAGAAAACCATCAATACAATCAAATTAAGTTGAAGTTAACCTTTGATATATTCAAGACTTTAATTACAAGCACAACCTTATCCATGGAAAATATTCTGTTGTGTTTAGGGAATGATTGTAATTTCAAATACTAAAGCATTTATGGTAATATCAAAATCCAGAATATTAATGATGGCGCATTAGGCAGTTTGGAGACACTCCTAAGTGGtggagtgaaaaaaaactggattcaTTCATACAGAAGCTTTAATTGGAATTAATGGCATAATAACAACATGACCAGTAGCAGCTCCTGTTAAAACAGAAGACAGGCTCCTTCACTGAAACAGTTCATCTCATTGCCAGGAAATCTGACATCAGGGTGAATGACCTTCCAAAAGGTTTGGGCAGGCGAGTTCAAGAGCCATAGTTGGCCTCATCAAACGCTTTCCTGGCTCTCTTCAGCTCCTCGTTCATCGTGAGCAGGTCTTTGACTCTGGCGAACTTCCGGGGGTCCTTCCTGATCAGGAAGACGATGTCCTCCACCTGCACGCGACCCTGGCGCCCGATGGACATGGCTTTGTGGGTCATCTCTGTGATGAACTCGATCACCAGGTCCTCCAGGATGTCCACGGACTCGGTGTACGGGTTCTGGTCGTCCCCGAAGCCGTACATCATGCAGCGGAGCTCCTTGGAGAAGAGCCGCTTCCTCCTGCCGTGGCAGACGTCCATCCCGCCGgagctctcctccagctcctcgtcgAACACCGGCTCCTCGTCCTCATCCGCCATGCTGCTGAAAACACCCGGGGCGACATCAGCGCGGCTGCATACAAGTACTGTGCAAACAATGAGACGCGGAGGACATTTACCTGGTTTTTACGGTGAGAATCACAACAGCTGGCTTGTGTTTTTCCGCTTTAGTCCGTTGACCCGGAAGTAGTCGTAGATACTCGCAAACTTCCGCTGTGGTCTCCCAGTggcagttttttgtttattttgtacgttgatgtttgtgtcatttaacaataacaataataataataataataataataataataataataataataataataccccAAAAATCTGCTGTGGTCGTACAGTccagccgccatcttggatgggtcccGCGTTTCATTcactgtattattattattattattattattattattattattattattattgttgttgttgttgttgttgttgttattattattattgttatcgTCATCAAAtaatacacaaacacagacactgacATTATCGTACATAGAAAAAATTGGAatttcatttaaagaaatatGAAGCAAGGTACAAAAGAATTTTAGTAAATTCTTTATTATTTGAATCACTATTAGatatatgttgtgtttggttccCTTTTCAAAACCAATAGAAGGCTTTGTGTCACTGAATTTAGccttatgaataaaaaaaaatcaataacttAGAAATACACATACGTGTACATTTTTCTCTGTTCATTGCTATGGATATCAAACATAGCATTTCAcatattgttttttaattattattcgTAGCCCATTGCACTTTAACGATCCCTTCATTTGTTGTGttatacacacatttttactCATTGTTTTGTACTTTTCTCCAACCAGAGGGAACTCGAGTcatcatccaagatggcggctaAGCTGCGTCAGCCGTCTTCTTCTACGGTCTCAAAGGAAGTAGTTCATTTGGAAACACCGCCCTTTGCGGATACGTCACTTCATTTTACCACACTGCGTTTACAATGTGGCTATCTGGAAGTTTAGACCTGTAGTTCAGACATATGGAGAGCCGGACAGACCGTAAGTTTCGTTAAAAGCCGACTAAATTTGTTGCTGTATTTGTAAAAGTTGAACTGTAAGAGAAGCAAGAGATGCCAAACTTAACATCCGTACTGACCACTGCCATCGACTTAGCTCACTGTGTGAAGATGTTACTCTGCCTAAACGTCGTTCTCTACCTGCTGTGTCCCTGTTTAAACATGCTTCTTTACCAGCTGTGTCTGTATTGAAACGTGTTTTTCTACCGGCTCTGTCCGTGTCACCGCTTCGCTTGTGCTCGTAGTGAAAGAACCTGCTGAAATTGTTGATGGTTTGTTTTGGGTCAACTTTGAGCAAAACTGTGACTTTTCCTTGGCTTTTGAACGTAAGGCGAGCGCTGAATTGTGCAGGACTCTTAACCCATTCAAACAACATTTCACTCGGTGATGTTTGTTGCTGTAAACTGAAAGGAGGCGATGAAAGTGTTAAAATATCGAAATGATGTGTGGAGTCTGACAGTGATGCGTTCACGGACCACACCACGTCACCGCATGCTGATAAGAAGTGTTGATCTGCAGGAGGACAGCCCGGATATGAGTTAACTAACGCTAACTTGTCAGCATTAACAACCCTGCGAGCTAATGCCGAATGACCAGGGAGACCAGGAGTTAGTGTGGAAAGCCTCTGTGACCCGTCAAACAGCCTTCCAGTCATTCAGCCTTGGCTGCAGGTGTAAACGTGGTCCAGTTTTCTTAAAGCAGTGTTTGCCATCTGTTCAATATAGTCTGTCTTCCATGACAGGATAATGTCTAACCTGCATGCTGTTGTGCCCACCAGCATTAGTTCCCTAGGTTTGCATGGATGAGCCAGTATTTGCTGATGTTATTTTCAATTCAGTCAGGTCAGCTGGATTTTGTTAGTTTTGTTGCTCTTCAGCCAGATGCCTTCatcagtttgtgttgtttctgtctgaatgtTTGGGAGCTCATGTGTTTCAGCTCATTGCGTGTCTCCACAGGTTCTCATGTTCGCGGCCCATGGGGCCAGAcggtgctaaccactgctccaccggaGCAGGGGGATAGAAACGGAGCCGTCAGCCTCTCTGTCGGCcccctccagctctgacaggCTGCTtctccccctgctgcaggctccCAGCAGGGCGGGCGGGCGTCTTCGTCCTGAAGATGACCTTCCCCCTGtagctgtctgctctgctgcccGTCCCGGTGGTGCTTTCATGGCGTGCCCGGTCCAGTTCCTCTGTCGGGGACTTCGCACGGTCGGACTGGTCCTTCTGTACTACGTCTTCTCGATAGGCATCACATTTTACAACAAATGGCTCAtgaaggtgagtgtgtgtggaaatcCACAGAAAGTCCTTCAGagtttaaagggatacttcaacattttggcaaattggcccatttagccaatgaatgtgcggattataacgtgtccaccaaagtgttttggggttgttggattgtgcatttgatgagtttgacgaggggaaccaaaaataccattcacttccattgtgtccgtcccaaaaaccttccccgactcacctctgaaaaaacaacagctcgccctcacagaaacagtaagtatgctgttcgaaatgactaaggaattgcactaaatgggccaatttgccaaaatgttgaagtatcgctttaacagaaacatgttttctctaTTTACAGCTGCACAGTCTTGAGTTTCGCAGTAATATTCTGGTTTAAGATGATGAAAACTCTCGGTCTGTGATTGTAGTTTTTTGTGCTTCTGCTTTTCCCTTTTGCCATTCTGCCTTGTCTGAGAGTCTTTGATAAATCTGAACTGATTTGACGGTACACTGTGGTTCCCATCCTCACGGTTCCATTCCCCCCCAGGGTTTCCATTACCCCCTCTTCATGACCTTGGTCCACGTGGTCATGATCTTCAGCCTGTCGGCGGTGACGCGCTGGCTCCTGCAGTGCTGGACGGGGAAGCCTCGCGTCGTCCTCAGCTGGACGCTCTACTTCAGGAAGGTGGCCCCGACCGGTGAggctccaccccccccccccccccccccaccctcccccaaCACCGCTACATGAGGGCAGAGTTCAGCTCTTATCACGTTGACTGCGTCTCGTCTAAAGCCTGGCTAAAGTCCAGAAGAGGAAAACGttacgtcacactgtgaagccTTTTCTACCGATGTTTCATAAAAACTCTTCGGGATCTAAAAATTACATTGAGCACTTATTTTTGTAAAGTTTTAAACTTTCACAATGTTCATGAGGTGCTTTAAAGTCCAAAGTtgtaaaacaggaaatgaagaacCCCGTAACCTGTGTTCTCCACGCAGCCTTGGCCACCGCTCTGGATATTGGACTTTCCAACTGGAGCCTGCTCTTCATCACGATCAGCCTGTGAGTCAACGTTTAAAGATGCTTTCTGAGTGTGGAGACAGTTTGGAGGTTGTGAAAATCAGATTTACCATGGAAGCAGCGTCGTGTTTTACCCAGTACAGGGAGTTATCTGGCTGTGAGGCGGCAGTGGAGCGTCAGTTCAGCCTGCTGATGTGGCGTGGTCACATGAAGTGCTGGATGTCAGTGTGTCATGGTGTCTCATGgtgtctcgtgtgtgtgtgtgtgtgtgtgtcctctcaggTACACCATGACCAAGTCCACAGCAGTGCTGttcatcctcttcttctctctgctctttaaactggaggAGCCGGTGAGTGAGCGCTCATCGTCTCCTGGGCGCTTGTTCAGAATCACgtgtggaacacacacacacacacacacacacacacacacacacacacacacacacacgtgtcagATGGAGAGACGCTCGGCGAACAAAGCTGCTCTGTCTGCGCTGAAGCTCCACCTCGTCAGCCTGTATTTATGTGGCGGCGGCTCTTGTGGTGGTTAAAGATGGCCGCCTGGCCGTGTCTCACCTGGAGACATTTCCTGGATGTGGGGACGTTCAGACTGAGACAGAGGAGACTGAAGGGTTCCATCTTTCAACGCTACAGCAGTAACTCCTCTTA
The DNA window shown above is from Salarias fasciatus chromosome 20, fSalaFa1.1, whole genome shotgun sequence and carries:
- the tnnc2.2 gene encoding troponin C, skeletal muscle, translating into MTDAQQEARSYLSEEMLAEFKAAFDMFDTDGGGDISTKELGTVMRMLGQNPTREELDEIIEEVDEDGSGTIDFEEFLVMMVRLLKEDQAGKSEEELAECFRVFDKNGDGYIDREEFALIIRSTGEPITEDEIDELMKDGDKNADGMLDFDEFLKMMENVQ
- the taf13 gene encoding transcription initiation factor TFIID subunit 13 → MADEDEEPVFDEELEESSGGMDVCHGRRKRLFSKELRCMMYGFGDDQNPYTESVDILEDLVIEFITEMTHKAMSIGRQGRVQVEDIVFLIRKDPRKFARVKDLLTMNEELKRARKAFDEANYGS